The following proteins come from a genomic window of Lycium ferocissimum isolate CSIRO_LF1 chromosome 4, AGI_CSIRO_Lferr_CH_V1, whole genome shotgun sequence:
- the LOC132054730 gene encoding probable transcriptional regulator RABBIT EARS: MNSSNDQDVVQQEQDHHQQEQEHYMGGVGRFYECVFCKQGFNTAQALGGHMNIHRKDKASKKKPSPTHTLLSSSNKPDIQNSLSGSNLRCYNNVAEAQSSYAPYFPSSASTSTNGEFCLNHNRSSTRIDHHNRQCLNLIGEDWGMNLSLQFGEAAHVIETMEKKSQEDDLDLELRLGHYPR, from the exons ATGAACTCCTCAAACGATCAAGATGTTGTCCAACAAGAACAAGATCACCATCAGCAAGAACAAGAGCACTACATGGGAGGTGTTGGCAGATTTTATGAGTGTGTGTTTTGCAAACAAGGTTTCAACACAGCTCAAGCTTTAGGTGGTCATATGAATATTCATCGAAAAGACAAAGCCAGCAAGAAAAAACCGAGTCCTACTCACACTTTGCTCAGCTCCAGTAATAAGCCTGATATCCAGAACAGCTTATCAG GTTCTAATCTTAGATGTTACAATAATGTGGCAGAGGCACAATCAAGTTATGCTCCATATTTTCCGTCATCTGCATCTACCTCTACAAATGGAGAGTTCTGCTTGAATCACAATAGAAGCAGCACTCGTATTGATCATCACAATAGGCAATGCTTGAATTTAATTGGAGAGGATTGGGGCATGAACTTAAGCTTGCAATTTGGTGAAGCTGCACATGTAATAGAAACTATGGAAAAGAAGAGTCAAGAAGATGATTTGGATTTGGAGCTTCGACTGGGCCATTATCCTCGGTAA
- the LOC132053056 gene encoding myosin-11-like isoform X2, protein MVQINYSEVEGRPRKSLNEKRQEYQDLLIHYMALHLLALSTSALGSGGHLKLRGPSIFDSTIQWIGKLFQPQENDDILAYWLADISTPLVLLEHTLKAGVLLGNTSQAVTLATVFHRMTQNYHGTLQGVNLSPIDGDSAGVLDTCARLQDYPDQTYLMRLQTHSPVLLVRKFECSLATCQEPCYLSEHDEIQSCL, encoded by the exons ATGGTCCAGATCAATTATTCAG AGGTCGAGGGAAGACCGCGAAAATCACTTAATGAGAAAAGGCAGGAGTACCAGGACTTGCTCATTCACTATATGGCACTGCACCTGCTTGCACTATCTACAAGTGCCTTAGGCAGCGGCGGTCATTTGAAGTTGCGAGGACCCAGTATATTTGACAGTACAATACAATGGATTGGCAAGCTATTTCAG CCTCAagaaaatgatgatatattaGCCTATTGGCTAGCTGACATATCCACTCCGTTGGTGCTGCTGGAACATACATTGAAAGCTGGTGTACTGCTGGGTAATACCTCACAGGCAGTCACATTGGCTACTGTATTCCATAGAATGACACAG aaCTATCATGGAACCCTTCAAGGTGTAAATCTTTCTCCCATTGATGGTGATTCAGCTGGCGTGCTGGATACCTGCGCCAG GCTTCAAGATTATCCAGACCAGACATACTTAATGAGACTGCAAACACACTCGCCAGTGCTGCTAGTCAGGAAATTTGAGTGCTCACTGGCAACATGTCAAGAACCTTGCTATCTATCTGAACATGATGAAATCCAATCAT GTTTATAG
- the LOC132053056 gene encoding myosin-9-like isoform X1, which produces MLFGWSRSIIQDQHSTSLNSSANSEVEGRPRKSLNEKRQEYQDLLIHYMALHLLALSTSALGSGGHLKLRGPSIFDSTIQWIGKLFQPQENDDILAYWLADISTPLVLLEHTLKAGVLLGNTSQAVTLATVFHRMTQNYHGTLQGVNLSPIDGDSAGVLDTCARLQDYPDQTYLMRLQTHSPVLLVRKFECSLATCQEPCYLSEHDEIQSCL; this is translated from the exons ATGCTGTTCGGATGGTCCAGATCAATTATTCAG GATCAGCATAGCACATCACTGAATTCAAGTGCTAATTCAGAGGTCGAGGGAAGACCGCGAAAATCACTTAATGAGAAAAGGCAGGAGTACCAGGACTTGCTCATTCACTATATGGCACTGCACCTGCTTGCACTATCTACAAGTGCCTTAGGCAGCGGCGGTCATTTGAAGTTGCGAGGACCCAGTATATTTGACAGTACAATACAATGGATTGGCAAGCTATTTCAG CCTCAagaaaatgatgatatattaGCCTATTGGCTAGCTGACATATCCACTCCGTTGGTGCTGCTGGAACATACATTGAAAGCTGGTGTACTGCTGGGTAATACCTCACAGGCAGTCACATTGGCTACTGTATTCCATAGAATGACACAG aaCTATCATGGAACCCTTCAAGGTGTAAATCTTTCTCCCATTGATGGTGATTCAGCTGGCGTGCTGGATACCTGCGCCAG GCTTCAAGATTATCCAGACCAGACATACTTAATGAGACTGCAAACACACTCGCCAGTGCTGCTAGTCAGGAAATTTGAGTGCTCACTGGCAACATGTCAAGAACCTTGCTATCTATCTGAACATGATGAAATCCAATCAT GTTTATAG